The following coding sequences are from one Tolumonas lignilytica window:
- the msrB gene encoding peptide-methionine (R)-S-oxide reductase MsrB codes for MTDWRLKLTPEQFHICWEKGTERPFSGGLLHNRKTGIYHCVCCDAPLFESSAKFDSGCGWPSFDRAVPDAIRYEEDLRHGMRRVEILCANCGSHLGHVFPDGPTETGQRYCVNSLALEFSEADKTP; via the coding sequence ATGACTGACTGGCGGTTGAAATTAACTCCGGAACAATTTCATATTTGTTGGGAAAAAGGCACTGAACGGCCATTTTCCGGTGGGTTATTACATAACCGAAAAACCGGAATTTACCACTGTGTCTGCTGTGATGCGCCATTATTTGAATCCAGTGCCAAATTTGATTCCGGATGTGGCTGGCCCAGCTTTGATCGTGCGGTACCGGATGCGATTCGGTATGAAGAGGATCTCCGGCACGGTATGCGTCGGGTTGAAATCCTCTGTGCAAATTGTGGCTCGCATTTGGGACATGTTTTTCCGGATGGACCAACAGAAACCGGACAGCGCTATTGTGTAAACAGTTTGGCGCTGGAGTTTAGTGAAGCGGATAAAACCCCCTAA